The sequence below is a genomic window from Nostoc flagelliforme CCNUN1.
AATTTCTTTCTCTCGTGTGAAATCGGGGAAACCAATCATCTAAAATTGCGTAGACTACCGGCACAACTATCAAACTAAGGATAGTTGAACTCACCAGTCCACCAGCGATCGCTACAGCCATAGGCGATCGCAATTCTGAACCAGCACCAAAACCTAATGCGATCGGTAGCATCCCTAAAATAGTGGAGGCCGTGGTCATCATAATTGGTCTGAGGCGCACTAGTCCGGTGTTGAGGATTGCCTCGGTGCGATCTAAGCCAGCGTTGCGTAACTGATTGATGTAATCTACCAGCAAAATGGCATTTTTATTTGCCAGCCCCAGCAAGAACACGAAGCCGATCAGTGAGATCATGCCAAAATCGCTTTTGGTGATTAGTAATGCCAACATTGCCCCCACTAGCGCTAAAGGCAAAGAGACACCAATTACCAGAGGGTCTACCCAGCTTTTGAACAGCAAAATTAGTACGATGACAATACACAGAGCAGATAGAGCTAAAGTACTGCCAAAACTGCTAAAAACCTCACCTTGACTAGCAGAGTCTCCTCCTAAATTTAAGGAAACATTAGGAGGTAACACCGCTTTAGCTTCAGCTACCACTTTGTCAGTAGCATCACCCAAGGATAAATCCTTGCCAAGATTAGCACTCACATAAGCCACTCGTTGATTATTCAGACGCTCGATTTGAAAAACTGTACCCTGTGGATTCGTTTCACCTGTAACTGTGACATCAGCGAATCCCGGTAGTCTCTGAATTCTCTCTTTAATTGCTTTGACTGCTTTGCTTAAGGCTTGGAGATCATTACCGCGTAAAGCTATCTGGAGGGGTTTTTGACCGCCAGAGTCAACAAATTGAATATCTTCAACACTAGTAGTTACCCCAGAAAGAGTAGGTAATGAGGAGCGGAATTGGTCTTGTAGTTCCCCAGTAGTGATTGTGCGATCTTTTTTAAGCTTTACATATAGTATCCCTTTGTTCGGCTCACCCTCACGAGAACCAACAGTGGTAAATACCGTTTCAACTGCTGGTGATTTTCTTACAACCTCTTCTAGTTTCTTTGCAACCTCAAGAGAATCATTTAAAGGATTGGGAATGGGGAGTGGGGAGTTGGGAGAGACGAGATTAATCGCGTCTCTACTAGGGAGTGGGGATTGGGTATTTGGGTTTCTCCTCTGCTGTTCTACTCCACTAGGGATACTCGGTAAAGGAGCCGTATAAGCAATATTAAATTCGCCGCGATCGAGTTTAGGAATAAAGCCTTTAGGAATTAGTGGAATCAGTGCTATACCTGCGATAAAGCTGAGTACAGCTAATCCGATAACTATCTTGCGGTGATTCAAAGACCAACTCAGCAAGTTTCTGTAAAATTGGCTAAACGCTACC
It includes:
- a CDS encoding efflux RND transporter permease subunit; this translates as MVKLHNSKSAREVFNISKLAIQFSWLTVSFWIAVTVAGVLAFSSLKYALFPDITFPVVVVNATAPLTTALDTEAKLTKPLEERLRSLEGLENIRSSTYPSQTAVALSFAVGTNLETSTKEVETALKQLTLPQGATSKIIPLNLNESAAISYAIESPTRNLTDLTKLAKDEIVSAIAKLPGVLKVSLLGGATATPPVNPLNASAAIPQAGATLVRFNGQDALAFQVIKRGNANTLEVVSRVEKEVQRLRSSLKDVKLTLASTQAEYIRQATKSTIDALMEAILLSIVVIFPFLWNWRATLISALAIPTSLLATFIVMAIFGFNLETITLLALALVIGSIVDDAIVDVENIMRHVDDGETPRQAALLATNEIGLTVTAATLTAVAVFLPIGLMGGVIGQFFKPFGITVSAAMLASMLVARTLSPVLAIYWLKPKSSLSPRREANISVAFSQFYRNLLSWSLNHRKIVIGLAVLSFIAGIALIPLIPKGFIPKLDRGEFNIAYTAPLPSIPSGVEQQRRNPNTQSPLPSRDAINLVSPNSPLPIPNPLNDSLEVAKKLEEVVRKSPAVETVFTTVGSREGEPNKGILYVKLKKDRTITTGELQDQFRSSLPTLSGVTTSVEDIQFVDSGGQKPLQIALRGNDLQALSKAVKAIKERIQRLPGFADVTVTGETNPQGTVFQIERLNNQRVAYVSANLGKDLSLGDATDKVVAEAKAVLPPNVSLNLGGDSASQGEVFSSFGSTLALSALCIVIVLILLFKSWVDPLVIGVSLPLALVGAMLALLITKSDFGMISLIGFVFLLGLANKNAILLVDYINQLRNAGLDRTEAILNTGLVRLRPIMMTTASTILGMLPIALGFGAGSELRSPMAVAIAGGLVSSTILSLIVVPVVYAILDDWFPRFHTRERN